A genome region from Kaistia algarum includes the following:
- the glmU gene encoding bifunctional UDP-N-acetylglucosamine diphosphorylase/glucosamine-1-phosphate N-acetyltransferase GlmU, protein MSDRSSLAVLLAAGEGTRMRSGLPKVLHPVAGLPMIGHVLASAKCAGIERFAVVVGPSAEGLRAFLAKRAPGAPIFEQTERRGTAHAVLAARAVLSEPADDVLVLYGDTPLVRPETLARLRAELAKGAAVVVLGFRPSDPAGYGRLLESEGRLVAIREEKDATAEERQIRFCNAGLMAFAGSSVLDLLGAIGNANAKGEFYLTDAVEIANQRGLAVIAIEADAEEVGGVNTRVELAAVEAIWQARARKAAMLAGVSLVAPDTVFLSHDTVLEADVTIEPNVVFGPGVRVESGAVIHAFSHLEGARVESGAAVGPFARLRPGTALGPKAKVGNFVEVKNAEIGAGAKVSHLTYIGDAKVGAEANVGAGTITCNYDGFDKALTIIGEGAFIGSNSALVAPVTIGDGAYVASGSVVTEDVAPDALAIARARQVEKPGWAERFRAFKATTARKRV, encoded by the coding sequence ATGTCCGATCGCAGTTCGCTCGCCGTCCTGCTAGCCGCCGGGGAGGGGACGCGTATGCGCTCCGGCCTTCCCAAGGTCCTGCATCCAGTCGCTGGACTGCCGATGATCGGGCATGTGCTGGCCTCGGCGAAATGCGCGGGTATCGAGCGCTTCGCCGTTGTCGTCGGGCCGAGTGCCGAAGGGCTACGCGCGTTCCTGGCGAAGCGCGCGCCGGGGGCGCCCATCTTCGAGCAGACGGAGCGGCGCGGCACGGCCCATGCCGTCCTGGCGGCGCGCGCAGTGCTCTCCGAGCCGGCCGACGACGTGCTGGTGCTCTATGGCGATACGCCGCTGGTGCGCCCCGAGACGCTGGCGCGGCTGCGCGCCGAATTGGCGAAGGGCGCGGCCGTCGTGGTGCTTGGCTTCCGCCCGTCGGACCCCGCGGGTTATGGCCGCCTGTTGGAGAGCGAGGGCCGCCTCGTCGCGATCCGCGAGGAGAAGGACGCTACGGCAGAGGAACGCCAGATCCGCTTCTGCAATGCCGGGCTGATGGCGTTTGCAGGGTCCAGCGTGCTCGACCTGCTGGGCGCGATCGGCAATGCCAACGCAAAGGGCGAATTTTACCTGACCGACGCCGTCGAGATCGCCAACCAACGCGGCCTCGCTGTCATCGCCATCGAGGCTGACGCGGAAGAGGTTGGAGGGGTCAATACAAGGGTCGAACTCGCCGCCGTCGAGGCGATCTGGCAGGCGCGCGCTCGCAAGGCGGCGATGCTGGCCGGCGTCAGCCTCGTCGCGCCCGATACGGTGTTCCTGTCGCATGACACGGTGCTGGAGGCGGATGTCACCATCGAGCCGAATGTCGTCTTCGGCCCCGGGGTCCGCGTCGAGAGCGGCGCCGTGATCCATGCCTTCTCGCATCTGGAAGGGGCGAGGGTCGAGAGCGGCGCGGCGGTCGGGCCCTTCGCGCGGCTGCGCCCCGGTACGGCGCTCGGACCCAAGGCCAAGGTCGGCAATTTCGTCGAGGTCAAGAATGCCGAGATCGGCGCCGGCGCGAAGGTCAGCCACCTGACCTATATCGGCGATGCCAAGGTCGGGGCGGAGGCGAATGTCGGCGCCGGCACGATCACCTGCAATTATGACGGCTTCGACAAGGCGCTGACGATCATCGGCGAGGGCGCCTTCATTGGCTCGAACAGCGCGCTGGTTGCGCCTGTCACCATCGGCGACGGCGCCTATGTCGCCTCGGGCAGCGTCGTCACCGAGGACGTGGCGCCGGATGCCCTCGCGATCGCCCGCGCCCGCCAGGTCGAGAAGCCCGGCTGGGCGGAGCGTTTCCGCGCCTTCAAGGCGACAACAGCGAGGAAGCGGGTGTGA
- the glmS gene encoding glutamine--fructose-6-phosphate transaminase (isomerizing), translating to MCGIIGILGQTPVAPLLVDALKRLEYRGYDSAGIATLEDGSIERLRAEGKLRNLEAKLAASRKLGRTGIGHTRWATHGAPTERNAHPHATERLAVVHNGIIENFRELRTELEAKGRRFVSDTDTEVVAHLVTVAIEEGLSPHAAVAAVLPRLTGAFALAFVFDGEEDLLIGARRGSPLAIGFGTSEMFLGSDAIALGPFTDEITYLDDGDHVVLTRAGAAIFDESGAAVTRAIVRSQGATYVADKGNHRHFMVKEIHEQPEVVGHTLAHYLDLARGEARAPEGIDFAKVDRLSITACGTAYYAGSVARYWFEQIARLPVDIDIASEFRYREQPLAPGGLSMVISQSGETADTLASLRYARAEGQKIAAVVNVRESTIAREADVVLPLLAGPEIGVASTKAFTAQLAVLAATAIAAGKARGVLSSDAEAHLVRAFSEVPRLMHEALKLDAQIEALARELSKVRHCLYLGRGTSYPIALEGALKLKEISYIHAEGYAAGELKHGPIALIDEEMPVVVIAPHDRLFEKTVSNMQEVAARGGRIILITDKAGRDAAAIDAIETLVLPEMPSSVTPLVYAIPVQLLAYHTAVIMGTDVDQPRNLAKSVTVE from the coding sequence ATGTGCGGTATCATCGGCATTCTTGGCCAGACGCCCGTCGCGCCCTTGCTCGTCGATGCGCTGAAGCGGCTCGAATATCGCGGTTATGATTCGGCCGGCATCGCCACACTGGAGGACGGGTCGATCGAGCGGCTGCGGGCCGAGGGCAAGCTGCGCAATCTCGAGGCGAAGCTTGCGGCCTCGAGGAAGCTCGGCCGCACTGGTATTGGCCATACGCGCTGGGCCACCCATGGCGCGCCGACCGAGCGCAACGCCCATCCGCATGCGACCGAGCGGCTCGCCGTCGTCCATAACGGCATCATCGAGAATTTCCGCGAGCTGCGCACCGAATTGGAAGCCAAGGGCCGGCGTTTCGTTTCCGATACCGACACGGAAGTGGTGGCGCATCTCGTCACGGTGGCGATCGAGGAGGGGCTTTCGCCGCATGCCGCGGTGGCCGCCGTGCTCCCGCGCCTCACCGGCGCCTTCGCGCTCGCCTTCGTCTTCGACGGCGAAGAGGATCTTCTCATCGGCGCCCGCCGTGGCAGCCCGCTCGCCATCGGCTTCGGGACGAGCGAGATGTTCTTAGGCTCTGATGCGATCGCGCTCGGGCCGTTCACCGACGAGATCACCTATCTCGACGATGGCGACCATGTCGTGCTGACGCGCGCGGGTGCCGCGATCTTCGACGAGAGCGGCGCTGCCGTGACCCGCGCCATCGTCCGCTCACAGGGCGCGACCTATGTCGCCGACAAGGGCAATCACCGCCATTTCATGGTGAAGGAGATCCACGAGCAGCCGGAAGTTGTCGGCCATACGCTGGCGCATTATCTCGACTTGGCCAGGGGCGAGGCGAGGGCGCCGGAGGGAATCGACTTCGCCAAGGTCGACCGCCTGTCGATCACGGCCTGCGGCACGGCTTACTACGCCGGCTCTGTCGCACGCTACTGGTTCGAACAGATCGCGCGCCTGCCGGTGGATATCGATATCGCCTCGGAGTTCCGCTACCGCGAGCAGCCGCTCGCGCCGGGTGGTCTGTCGATGGTCATCTCGCAATCGGGCGAGACCGCCGACACGCTGGCCTCGCTTCGCTACGCCCGGGCAGAAGGTCAGAAGATCGCCGCCGTCGTCAATGTGCGCGAATCGACCATCGCCCGTGAGGCCGATGTCGTGCTGCCGCTGCTCGCCGGTCCAGAGATCGGTGTCGCCTCGACCAAGGCATTCACGGCGCAGCTCGCCGTCCTCGCCGCCACCGCGATTGCCGCCGGCAAGGCGCGCGGCGTCCTCTCGTCCGACGCAGAGGCTCACCTTGTCCGGGCCTTCTCCGAGGTTCCTCGCCTGATGCACGAGGCTCTGAAGCTCGACGCGCAGATCGAGGCGCTGGCTCGCGAGCTCTCCAAGGTCCGCCACTGCCTCTATCTCGGCCGCGGCACGTCCTATCCGATCGCGCTCGAAGGGGCGCTGAAGCTGAAGGAAATCTCCTATATCCATGCCGAAGGCTATGCGGCGGGCGAATTGAAGCATGGGCCGATCGCTCTGATCGACGAGGAGATGCCCGTCGTCGTCATCGCGCCGCATGACCGCCTGTTCGAGAAAACCGTCTCCAACATGCAGGAGGTCGCGGCGCGGGGTGGCCGCATCATCCTGATCACCGACAAGGCCGGCCGCGACGCCGCCGCGATCGACGCGATCGAGACCTTGGTCTTGCCCGAGATGCCGTCCAGCGTGACGCCGCTCGTCTACGCGATTCCCGTCCAGCTCCTCGCCTACCACACCGCCGTGATCATGGGCACGGATGTCGACCAGCCGCGCAATCTGGCGAAATCGGTGACGGTGGAGTAG
- a CDS encoding DUF502 domain-containing protein codes for MSLDDSQLPPVFESRRVRFAKRLRNYFLTGLVIAAPISITIYLTWALIKWIDGWVKPVIPREYTPDSYLPFSVPGFGVLVAVVGLTLLGFLTANFVGRTLVGLSEQLVGRTPLVRNLYGALKQLFETVLSSKGKSFHRTALLEFPRPGLWCLVFVATETKGEIRQRLAEGDEEWVTVFLPPTPAPTAGFMLFVRSSELIDLDMSVEDGAKLILSAGLVSPEYPPIPKPGAAIPNGSPPPSAATV; via the coding sequence ATGAGTCTCGACGATTCCCAGCTGCCGCCGGTGTTCGAATCGCGCCGCGTTCGGTTTGCCAAGCGCCTAAGGAACTATTTCCTGACCGGTCTCGTCATCGCGGCGCCGATTTCTATCACGATCTATCTCACATGGGCGCTGATCAAGTGGATCGACGGATGGGTGAAGCCCGTCATCCCGCGAGAATATACCCCGGATTCCTATCTGCCCTTTTCTGTGCCCGGATTCGGCGTGCTGGTCGCCGTTGTCGGGCTGACGCTGCTCGGGTTCCTGACGGCGAATTTCGTCGGCAGGACGCTGGTCGGCCTCAGCGAGCAACTCGTCGGACGCACGCCGCTGGTGCGCAATCTCTATGGCGCGCTGAAGCAATTGTTCGAGACCGTCCTTTCCAGCAAGGGCAAGTCGTTCCACAGGACGGCGCTGCTCGAATTCCCCCGGCCGGGTCTTTGGTGCCTCGTCTTCGTCGCCACCGAGACCAAGGGCGAGATTCGCCAGCGGCTGGCGGAGGGCGACGAGGAATGGGTGACGGTCTTCCTGCCGCCGACCCCGGCGCCGACCGCCGGCTTCATGCTGTTCGTCCGGAGCAGCGAACTGATCGATCTGGACATGAGCGTCGAGGACGGTGCCAAGCTCATCCTCTCCGCCGGCCTCGTTTCGCCGGAATATCCGCCGATTCCGAAGCCGGGCGCGGCGATCCCGAACGGATCGCCGCCACCAAGCGCGGCGACGGTGTAA
- a CDS encoding SDR family oxidoreductase: MRVFVTGASGWVGSAVVQELLGAGHDVLGLVRTEAAAQKLAAIGAEARLGSLEDIDSLRRGAGEAEGVIHTAFNHDFSKFAENCELDRRAIEALGAELAGTDRPLLVTSGLALLAQGRLATEADAAVPPSARYARASEATAIALANQGVRAATVRLPPSVHGHGDQGFVPILIRLAREKGVSAYIGEGENHWPAVHRLDAAAVFRRAIERGAKEGPYHAIAEEGVPFRDIAALIGRRLNLPVVSKSLEEVAGHFGWFANFAAMDVRASSRLTREKLGWAPTQPGLLTDLDHPSYFSV; the protein is encoded by the coding sequence ATGCGTGTGTTCGTAACGGGTGCGAGCGGCTGGGTCGGCTCGGCTGTGGTCCAGGAACTTCTGGGCGCGGGACATGATGTGCTCGGGCTCGTGCGGACCGAGGCGGCGGCCCAAAAGCTGGCCGCGATCGGCGCCGAGGCTCGGCTGGGGTCACTTGAGGATATCGACAGCCTGCGCCGCGGCGCCGGGGAGGCGGAAGGCGTGATCCACACCGCCTTCAACCACGACTTCTCGAAATTCGCCGAGAATTGCGAGCTCGACCGGCGCGCGATCGAGGCGCTCGGGGCCGAACTCGCCGGGACGGATCGGCCGCTGCTGGTGACGTCCGGTCTGGCCCTCCTGGCACAGGGCCGCCTGGCTACGGAAGCGGATGCGGCCGTTCCGCCCTCGGCCCGGTATGCCCGGGCATCCGAGGCCACGGCGATCGCCCTCGCGAACCAGGGCGTGCGGGCTGCCACCGTTCGCCTGCCCCCTTCGGTGCATGGACATGGCGACCAAGGTTTCGTCCCGATTCTCATCCGCCTCGCCCGCGAAAAGGGAGTCTCGGCCTATATCGGCGAGGGCGAAAACCACTGGCCAGCCGTGCACCGCCTGGATGCCGCCGCCGTCTTCCGCCGCGCCATCGAGCGCGGCGCCAAAGAAGGCCCCTATCACGCGATCGCGGAGGAAGGCGTTCCGTTCCGCGACATCGCGGCGCTGATCGGCCGTCGGTTGAACCTTCCGGTCGTCTCGAAGTCACTGGAAGAGGTGGCCGGGCATTTCGGCTGGTTTGCCAATTTCGCGGCCATGGATGTCCGAGCGTCGAGCCGGCTTACGCGCGAGAAGCTCGGCTGGGCGCCGACGCAGCCGGGACTTCTCACCGACCTCGATCATCCGAGCTATTTCAGCGTCTGA
- a CDS encoding AraC family transcriptional regulator, translated as MDPLSDVLSLLRPRNYLSAAFDAGSPWSIQFPDQQGGIKCNAVVSGECWVQVEGVADALLVKAGDFFLLPSGRPFRLASDLDTPPVAAETVFADVRRDGRTALLNGGGDFFAVSSRFALSGDHADMLLGMLPPIVHIRKESDQAAALRWSIEQTMQELRGGKPGSFLLVQHLAHMMLLQALRLHLNDRGSGRVGWLFALADRQIGQAIGAMHGDPAHRWTLQELAAQAAMSRSTFALRFKAMVGSSPMEYLTRWRMLLAADRLTHSADPVSAIAHALGYESESAFSTAFRRAMGCSPRQYGRIGSPALAPDGEATGAQTSPERSRRALSSSSA; from the coding sequence GTGGATCCACTTTCCGACGTGCTGTCGCTGCTAAGGCCGCGCAACTATCTTTCCGCTGCGTTCGATGCCGGCTCGCCCTGGTCGATCCAGTTCCCGGACCAGCAGGGCGGCATCAAATGCAACGCCGTGGTGTCGGGAGAGTGCTGGGTCCAGGTCGAGGGCGTCGCGGACGCCCTGCTTGTGAAGGCGGGGGATTTCTTCCTGCTGCCGAGCGGGCGGCCGTTTCGTCTGGCGAGCGATCTCGATACGCCGCCCGTTGCCGCCGAAACGGTTTTCGCGGATGTGCGCCGAGATGGCCGGACCGCCTTGCTCAATGGCGGCGGCGATTTCTTCGCCGTCAGCAGCCGCTTCGCGCTATCTGGCGATCATGCCGATATGCTGCTCGGTATGCTGCCGCCGATCGTGCATATCCGCAAGGAATCGGACCAGGCGGCGGCGCTGCGCTGGTCGATCGAGCAGACGATGCAGGAATTGCGCGGGGGGAAGCCGGGCAGCTTCCTGCTGGTGCAGCATCTCGCCCATATGATGCTGCTCCAAGCCTTGCGGCTCCACCTCAACGACCGCGGCAGCGGCCGCGTCGGCTGGCTGTTCGCGCTGGCGGATCGGCAGATCGGCCAGGCGATCGGCGCCATGCATGGCGATCCCGCCCATCGCTGGACGCTGCAGGAACTGGCGGCGCAAGCCGCCATGTCGCGATCGACCTTCGCGCTCCGCTTCAAGGCGATGGTGGGATCCTCGCCCATGGAATATCTAACGCGCTGGCGGATGCTGCTGGCAGCGGACAGGCTGACGCACTCGGCCGACCCGGTCTCGGCGATCGCTCACGCGCTGGGCTATGAGTCGGAGAGCGCCTTCAGCACGGCCTTCCGGCGCGCCATGGGATGCTCGCCGCGCCAATATGGGCGGATCGGCAGCCCGGCGCTCGCG